From Streptomyces sp. NBC_00690, a single genomic window includes:
- a CDS encoding alpha/beta fold hydrolase — translation MTTAIINGRRLTYTEHGSGRPAVLVMGTGSPGRVWQLHQVPALVAAGYRVITFDNRGIDPDDGPPPTAASHRFTLTDMVQDVAGLIAHVHDGPAVVIGTSLGARIAQEVALARPDLVTQLVAMGAYARPEPVQDLLTAGQCALHDQKTVLPPAFHAAITALQNLSPKTLRDAVAVRDWLDVFEASGSPITDGVRAQYAVQLADSQDRRAAYERITVPTLVIGFADDLMISPWLSREVADAVPGAQYAEIADCGHFGYLERPDAVNASILRFLAEHQKTPAPEATEGGRVGTR, via the coding sequence GTGACCACTGCAATCATCAACGGGCGGCGACTGACGTACACCGAACACGGCTCGGGCCGCCCCGCCGTGCTGGTCATGGGCACCGGGAGCCCCGGACGGGTCTGGCAACTGCACCAGGTCCCGGCACTCGTCGCGGCCGGCTACCGAGTGATCACCTTCGACAACCGCGGGATCGACCCCGACGATGGACCGCCACCCACCGCCGCATCGCACCGCTTCACCCTCACCGACATGGTCCAGGACGTCGCCGGGCTCATCGCCCACGTCCACGACGGCCCCGCCGTGGTGATCGGCACCTCCCTGGGAGCCCGGATCGCCCAGGAAGTCGCCCTCGCCCGACCTGATCTGGTCACGCAGCTCGTCGCCATGGGTGCCTACGCCAGGCCCGAGCCCGTCCAGGACCTACTGACGGCGGGCCAGTGCGCCCTCCACGACCAGAAGACGGTACTGCCACCCGCCTTCCACGCGGCGATCACCGCACTCCAGAACCTGTCGCCCAAGACACTGCGCGACGCCGTCGCCGTACGGGACTGGCTCGATGTGTTCGAAGCGTCAGGCTCCCCGATCACCGACGGCGTGCGAGCCCAGTACGCCGTCCAACTCGCCGACTCCCAGGACCGGCGCGCCGCCTACGAACGGATCACCGTACCCACTCTGGTGATCGGATTCGCGGACGACCTGATGATTTCCCCCTGGCTGAGCCGGGAAGTCGCCGACGCCGTACCCGGTGCGCAGTACGCCGAGATCGCCGACTGCGGGCACTTCGGATATCTGGAGCGCCCCGACGCGGTCAACGCGAGCATCCTGCGGTTCCTCGCAGAACACCAGAAGACACCGGCCCCGGAAGCCACCGAAGGAGGACGGGTGGGAACCCGGTGA
- a CDS encoding amino acid adenylation domain-containing protein produces MSTALTRIDGLLAESARRTPDAQAIGDIDTTASYAELNAEVNALAARLHELGVRPGHRVGVLVPKSNSAVTALYAVLRAQAVAAPLDCSDPAERITRAAHNAGLDFLITVPGPGARAAEHLIGRPGTLHLELPGGLTLHPLAPQDREATDDAYILFTSGSTGWPKGVLLTHDNVLHFVRWATRTLQIEPRDRIGSQASLTFDLSTFDLFGAALVGACAVILPEEHKAFPRDVMRWLVDERITVLYAVPTLYRALWERGGISAAAVPGLRVLAFAGEPFPPKTLSEYTTEFAHSTWWNLYGPTETNVCTYTSIEVDWSVADGTSIGRAIDDVHVDLATDAGTPGEEGEIVVAGPTVFRGYLIDGELHDPTEPFAFADGVTRRAYRTGDLAHRDEQGRLWLHGRRDHQVKVRGNRIDLGDVESAAAAVPAVRACAAVLGPEDVDGARLLLYAVTDDLDDQRLRAALTLALPRRMMPHEVRVVAELPLNNRGKVDRTALAARP; encoded by the coding sequence GTGTCTACCGCGCTGACCCGCATCGACGGACTGCTCGCCGAGAGCGCCCGCCGCACCCCCGACGCACAGGCCATCGGCGACATCGACACAACCGCGAGCTACGCAGAGCTCAACGCCGAGGTCAACGCCCTGGCCGCCCGATTACACGAGCTGGGGGTACGCCCGGGACACCGAGTGGGCGTCCTCGTACCCAAATCGAACAGCGCCGTCACCGCCCTCTACGCAGTGCTGCGCGCCCAGGCGGTGGCCGCACCGCTGGACTGCTCCGACCCTGCGGAACGCATCACCCGAGCGGCCCACAACGCCGGGCTCGACTTCCTGATCACCGTGCCAGGACCGGGCGCACGGGCCGCCGAACACCTCATCGGCAGACCCGGAACCCTCCACCTCGAACTGCCCGGAGGGCTCACCCTCCACCCCCTCGCCCCACAGGACCGCGAAGCGACCGACGACGCCTACATCCTGTTCACCTCCGGCAGCACCGGTTGGCCCAAAGGCGTCCTGCTGACCCACGACAACGTGCTGCACTTCGTCCGCTGGGCCACCCGCACCCTTCAGATCGAACCGCGGGACCGCATCGGCTCACAGGCATCGCTCACCTTCGACCTCTCCACCTTCGACCTCTTCGGAGCCGCACTGGTCGGAGCGTGCGCGGTAATCCTCCCCGAAGAGCACAAGGCGTTCCCCCGGGACGTGATGCGCTGGTTGGTCGACGAGCGCATCACGGTGCTCTACGCCGTCCCCACGCTCTACCGCGCCCTGTGGGAGCGGGGCGGCATCAGCGCTGCCGCCGTCCCCGGGCTCCGGGTGCTCGCCTTCGCCGGCGAACCCTTCCCGCCCAAGACACTGAGCGAATACACCACCGAGTTCGCGCACTCCACATGGTGGAACCTCTACGGGCCCACCGAGACCAACGTCTGCACCTACACCTCCATCGAGGTGGACTGGAGCGTGGCCGACGGCACCTCCATCGGCCGGGCCATCGACGACGTCCACGTGGACCTCGCCACCGACGCCGGTACGCCCGGCGAGGAGGGCGAGATCGTGGTGGCCGGCCCCACCGTGTTCCGCGGATACCTCATCGACGGCGAACTGCACGATCCCACCGAGCCGTTCGCCTTCGCCGACGGCGTGACCCGACGCGCCTACCGCACGGGCGACCTCGCCCACCGCGACGAACAGGGCCGGCTCTGGCTGCACGGCCGACGCGACCACCAGGTCAAGGTGCGGGGCAATCGCATCGACCTGGGCGACGTGGAGAGCGCGGCGGCGGCCGTACCCGCCGTACGGGCCTGCGCCGCCGTCCTCGGCCCCGAGGACGTGGACGGAGCGCGTCTTCTGCTGTACGCCGTCACCGACGACCTCGACGACCAACGCCTCAGGGCCGCGCTGACGTTGGCACTGCCGCGCCGCATGATGCCGCACGAGGTGCGCGTCGTCGCCGAACTACCGCTCAACAACCGCGGAAAAGTGGACCGGACGGCACTCGCCGCCCGGCCCTGA
- a CDS encoding phosphopantetheine-binding protein: MNDATAEEAYADSVEGVCALVDHVLREATGEAPPDTTPETELLLSGLLDSLTIMKIVTVVESAYGIALAERAIVAANFRTPQTLWRAIQAEAHTQDGSIGVRG; this comes from the coding sequence ATGAACGACGCCACTGCCGAAGAGGCGTACGCCGACAGCGTCGAAGGCGTATGCGCCCTGGTCGACCACGTCCTGCGGGAGGCGACCGGCGAAGCACCGCCCGACACCACCCCCGAAACGGAACTCCTCCTGTCCGGCCTGCTCGACTCACTCACCATCATGAAGATCGTCACCGTGGTCGAGAGCGCCTACGGCATAGCCCTCGCTGAACGGGCGATCGTCGCGGCCAACTTCCGCACCCCCCAGACACTGTGGCGAGCGATCCAGGCCGAAGCGCACACCCAGGACGGTTCCATCGGAGTACGCGGATGA
- a CDS encoding acyl-CoA dehydrogenase family protein produces MSALGLDGDWAERVQATQRRVEGVTDALQGADFRTQWKTLADLGLLATPMDTAASDPMAATVADIEGLGRAGVAPGICYAVTSQIFGIQLPLRAVLDEAAWKRLGGALTGDVVLCHALTEDGGGSDPLSMTTRAVREAGGDYRITGRKAFITAAPVADRALIFARTDEGRHPFALTPFLVDLHAEGVTRSAPFAKLPLPDVPMGAIDFDDVLVPGDQRVGEEGSGLALLATTTAWERALLLAYALGPMQRVLDRTIDWARGRVHFGRPMGASHLVAARISDMALALFRSRQLLYGMARRLDAGERPRRLATDAALTKISISQDYAEFTRHATALGGVRSFVEETGLTADLFGPMASATYAGPNDLLRIGVARDLGLPVLN; encoded by the coding sequence ATGAGCGCCCTGGGACTCGACGGAGACTGGGCCGAGCGGGTGCAGGCGACACAACGACGGGTCGAAGGGGTCACGGACGCCCTCCAGGGCGCCGACTTCCGCACCCAGTGGAAGACCCTGGCCGACCTCGGGCTCCTCGCCACCCCCATGGACACGGCCGCCAGCGACCCCATGGCCGCCACCGTGGCCGACATCGAAGGGCTCGGCCGGGCAGGGGTCGCCCCGGGCATCTGCTACGCGGTCACCTCACAGATCTTCGGCATCCAACTCCCCCTGCGCGCCGTACTCGACGAAGCGGCCTGGAAGCGGCTCGGCGGCGCACTCACCGGCGATGTGGTGCTGTGCCATGCGCTGACCGAGGACGGCGGCGGCAGCGACCCGCTGTCGATGACCACACGCGCCGTGCGCGAAGCCGGCGGCGACTACCGCATCACCGGCCGCAAGGCGTTCATCACCGCCGCACCCGTCGCCGATCGGGCCCTGATCTTCGCGCGCACCGACGAGGGCCGACACCCCTTCGCGCTCACCCCCTTCCTGGTGGACCTCCACGCCGAGGGAGTCACACGCAGCGCCCCGTTCGCCAAGCTGCCCCTTCCCGACGTGCCCATGGGCGCGATCGACTTCGACGACGTCCTGGTACCCGGTGACCAGCGGGTCGGCGAAGAGGGCTCAGGCCTTGCGCTGCTCGCCACCACCACGGCATGGGAGCGGGCCCTTCTCCTCGCGTACGCGCTCGGTCCCATGCAGCGCGTCCTCGACCGCACGATCGACTGGGCCCGTGGACGGGTGCACTTCGGCCGGCCGATGGGCGCCAGCCATCTGGTCGCCGCACGGATCTCGGACATGGCCCTGGCCCTGTTCCGGTCCCGTCAACTCCTCTACGGCATGGCTCGACGGCTCGACGCCGGCGAAAGGCCCCGACGGCTGGCCACCGATGCCGCACTCACCAAGATCTCCATCTCCCAGGACTACGCCGAATTCACCCGGCACGCCACCGCGTTGGGCGGTGTCCGGTCCTTCGTCGAGGAAACCGGTCTGACCGCCGATCTCTTCGGTCCGATGGCGAGCGCCACCTACGCCGGCCCCAACGACCTGCTGCGCATCGGTGTCGCTCGGGACCTGGGTCTGCCCGTCCTGAACTGA
- a CDS encoding acyl-CoA dehydrogenase family protein: MNTSTTSEPSVLDLARRTAEQLAEHAAAVDTGADPRPSYQIIKDSGLLSVLLPRSAGGNALSFTQYTKVLEELALGDGAAALGFNMHNVAIGSLCEAADADLPKPARRFRDWTFEEVARNGRMFASATSEPGSGAKLRGLSTTYERVGDGYVLHGRKSFVSLAGVADYYVVAAVPEGADGHDEVSHFVVAKDDPGVTFGDVWDGIALRGTETASMTLNKVALGEERLFLGVDGVSLFKLVREPHWMVAGYLGAYLGIAGAIVRYTTEFVAAAPGRRDSAVVRAELAELVVQLAAVRSLTYTAAGLVDEQRGSLAANTAVHAAKYLLGEVAPRLAVSAARICGSAGMRQGAPLGRLMRESAFCAVMPAKPNECLEYIGKATLGFNMFHAHTVEW, from the coding sequence ATGAACACCAGCACGACGTCCGAGCCCTCGGTCCTGGACCTCGCCCGGCGCACGGCCGAACAGCTGGCAGAACACGCCGCCGCGGTGGACACGGGCGCGGACCCCCGCCCCAGCTACCAGATCATCAAGGATTCCGGGCTGCTGAGCGTGCTGCTGCCCCGATCGGCGGGCGGCAACGCACTGTCCTTCACCCAGTACACCAAGGTGCTGGAGGAGTTGGCTCTCGGCGACGGCGCGGCAGCGCTCGGGTTCAACATGCACAACGTGGCCATCGGCTCGCTGTGCGAGGCGGCCGATGCGGATCTGCCGAAACCGGCACGGCGCTTTCGCGACTGGACCTTCGAGGAGGTCGCCCGCAACGGCAGGATGTTCGCATCGGCCACCTCGGAGCCGGGTTCGGGCGCCAAACTGCGCGGACTGAGCACAACGTACGAGCGGGTCGGTGACGGCTATGTCCTCCACGGACGGAAGTCCTTCGTCTCCCTCGCGGGGGTGGCCGACTACTACGTGGTCGCCGCGGTGCCGGAGGGCGCCGACGGACACGATGAGGTGTCCCACTTCGTGGTGGCCAAGGACGACCCGGGCGTCACCTTCGGGGACGTCTGGGACGGGATAGCCCTACGCGGTACCGAGACGGCCTCGATGACCCTCAACAAGGTGGCCCTCGGGGAGGAACGGCTCTTCCTCGGAGTCGACGGTGTGTCCCTGTTCAAACTCGTGCGCGAGCCGCACTGGATGGTGGCCGGATATCTCGGTGCCTATCTCGGAATCGCCGGCGCCATCGTCCGCTACACCACCGAATTCGTCGCCGCTGCGCCCGGACGGCGCGACTCCGCGGTCGTCCGCGCCGAGCTCGCCGAGCTGGTGGTCCAACTGGCAGCCGTGCGTTCTCTGACCTACACGGCCGCCGGGCTCGTCGACGAGCAGCGCGGCAGCCTGGCTGCCAACACCGCCGTGCACGCCGCCAAGTATCTGCTCGGAGAGGTGGCCCCCCGGCTCGCGGTGAGTGCCGCGCGCATCTGTGGATCCGCGGGCATGCGCCAGGGCGCGCCGCTGGGCCGACTGATGCGTGAATCCGCCTTCTGTGCGGTGATGCCGGCGAAGCCGAACGAGTGTCTCGAATACATCGGCAAGGCGACCCTGGGATTCAACATGTTCCACGCGCACACCGTTGAGTGGTGA
- the entS gene encoding enterobactin transporter EntS: protein MGRLVLDVTPLRGRAFRYVFIARTVAVFGLGFAMVAVPLQVYSLTGSTVGVASVSVAVGIAAFVGTLLGGVLADRADRRRVILIARSAAGLAFAVLAVNAALPEQHLWVIYLCGMVEGIADGVSGTALMAATPGLVAQDKLPAAGALLALMADLGSATAPALGGLLVTATDFWVNYAVCAGAGVVTVTCLTRLPSMPPTEAARSETVLQSLGAGIRFVSRDRIVGPALLVGVIAMVLSGWSVLLPEYGEQVLKVGPEGLGLLYAAPAIGALIGSLTSGWTGTVRRTGALAIGAVLVSAVGLATTGLGGGLIWALVGLAVFGIGRLAGDVLRFTIVQENTPDQFRGRVAGLWTAQVTTGIALGAAVAGGISTVASPRDTFVLYAAVGVVSTLVAAMTLPTLRRLVRSL, encoded by the coding sequence GTGGGACGTCTCGTTCTGGATGTGACACCGCTTCGGGGCCGCGCGTTCCGGTACGTGTTCATCGCCCGGACCGTCGCCGTGTTCGGCCTGGGTTTCGCCATGGTCGCCGTACCGCTCCAGGTCTATTCCCTCACCGGTTCCACGGTCGGTGTGGCGTCGGTCAGCGTGGCGGTGGGCATCGCGGCCTTCGTGGGCACCCTGCTCGGTGGGGTGTTGGCCGACCGGGCGGACCGTCGGCGGGTCATCCTCATCGCACGTTCCGCGGCCGGCCTTGCCTTCGCCGTACTCGCGGTGAACGCTGCCCTCCCCGAGCAGCATCTGTGGGTGATCTATCTCTGCGGGATGGTCGAGGGCATCGCCGACGGTGTGTCGGGCACGGCTTTGATGGCCGCGACGCCCGGTCTGGTGGCCCAGGACAAGCTTCCCGCAGCCGGTGCCCTGCTCGCACTCATGGCCGACCTCGGCTCCGCAACGGCCCCCGCCCTCGGTGGACTGCTCGTCACCGCCACGGACTTCTGGGTGAACTACGCGGTCTGCGCCGGCGCCGGGGTGGTCACCGTGACCTGTCTCACCCGACTGCCGTCGATGCCCCCGACCGAGGCCGCCCGGAGCGAAACTGTGCTCCAGTCGCTCGGGGCGGGCATCCGATTCGTCTCCCGCGACCGCATCGTGGGGCCCGCACTGCTCGTCGGTGTGATCGCTATGGTGCTGTCGGGCTGGAGCGTTCTGCTGCCGGAGTACGGGGAGCAGGTCCTCAAGGTCGGTCCCGAAGGACTGGGACTGCTCTATGCGGCCCCCGCTATCGGTGCCTTGATCGGCTCCCTGACCAGCGGTTGGACCGGTACGGTACGGCGAACCGGAGCCCTGGCGATCGGTGCGGTGCTGGTGTCGGCCGTGGGACTCGCCACCACGGGGCTCGGGGGAGGGCTGATCTGGGCCCTGGTCGGGCTCGCCGTGTTCGGTATCGGCCGGCTCGCCGGTGACGTCCTGCGGTTCACGATCGTGCAGGAGAACACACCGGACCAGTTCCGCGGCCGGGTCGCCGGTCTGTGGACCGCACAGGTGACCACCGGGATCGCGCTCGGTGCCGCGGTCGCCGGTGGCATCTCCACCGTCGCTTCGCCCCGTGACACCTTCGTGCTCTATGCGGCGGTCGGAGTGGTGAGCACCCTGGTTGCGGCCATGACCCTGCCCACGTTGCGCAGGCTGGTGCGATCGTTGTGA